A section of the Ornithinimicrobium sufpigmenti genome encodes:
- a CDS encoding IS1380 family transposase has protein sequence MKLSHRFTAGSALFDDPNLVSAAGLVPVMGLADHAGLGELAKEHLSVPTDKGANAGAKVAALVAGMAAGADSIDNMALLRHGAMKKVFAGCYAPSTLGSFLRAFTFGHVRQLDAVASRVLVNLSCTTPVVKGIGEYAVLDVDDTIIEVHGYAKQGAGFGYSKVRGLNALLATVSTDQAAPVIVAQRLRKGSVGSPRGADRLIADALATVARMRNSNQVSRPVLVRADSAFYGHPTLGAAVRAGAQVSVTVRLTSNIKAAIATITEQAWTPIEYTDAIKDETTGAWISRAEVAEIPFTAFTAQARSRHVPGRLVVRRIPDLNPRKGEGPDQLFDTWRFHAFFTTTDPDVLGTVAADKTHRAHAIIENVNADLKNSALAHPPSGKFAANAAWLVLAVIAFNLTRAAATLTGPQLARATTATIRRTLVAVPARAASSARRLRLHLPTNWPWQQAWKRLFATVCGPPLPATT, from the coding sequence ATGAAACTCTCTCACAGGTTCACGGCTGGCTCGGCGCTGTTCGACGACCCGAACCTGGTGTCGGCCGCGGGGCTGGTGCCGGTGATGGGCCTGGCCGACCACGCCGGCCTGGGTGAGCTGGCTAAGGAGCATCTGAGCGTGCCCACGGACAAGGGCGCCAACGCGGGGGCGAAGGTGGCCGCGCTGGTCGCCGGCATGGCCGCCGGCGCGGACAGCATCGACAACATGGCGCTACTTCGCCACGGCGCGATGAAGAAGGTCTTCGCCGGGTGCTACGCGCCCTCCACCCTGGGCTCGTTCCTGCGGGCGTTCACCTTCGGCCACGTCCGCCAGCTGGACGCCGTCGCCTCCCGGGTCCTGGTCAACCTTTCCTGCACCACCCCGGTGGTCAAGGGCATCGGTGAGTACGCCGTCCTCGACGTGGACGACACCATCATCGAGGTCCACGGGTACGCCAAGCAGGGCGCCGGGTTCGGGTACAGCAAGGTGCGCGGGCTGAACGCGCTGCTGGCCACCGTGAGCACCGACCAGGCTGCCCCGGTGATCGTGGCCCAACGGCTGCGCAAGGGCTCGGTCGGCTCCCCGCGCGGCGCGGACCGCCTCATCGCCGACGCCCTGGCGACCGTGGCCAGGATGCGCAACAGCAACCAGGTGAGCAGACCGGTGCTGGTCCGCGCGGACTCCGCGTTCTACGGACACCCCACCCTCGGTGCCGCCGTCCGCGCCGGAGCGCAGGTGTCGGTCACCGTGCGGCTGACCAGCAACATCAAGGCCGCGATCGCCACCATTACCGAGCAGGCGTGGACCCCGATCGAGTACACCGACGCGATCAAGGACGAGACCACCGGGGCGTGGATCTCCCGCGCCGAGGTCGCCGAGATCCCCTTCACCGCGTTCACCGCCCAGGCCCGCTCCCGGCACGTGCCCGGCCGCCTGGTCGTGCGCCGCATCCCTGACCTGAACCCCAGGAAGGGTGAGGGCCCGGACCAGCTGTTCGACACCTGGCGCTTCCACGCGTTCTTCACCACCACCGACCCCGACGTGCTCGGCACCGTCGCCGCGGACAAGACCCACCGCGCCCACGCCATCATCGAGAACGTCAACGCCGACCTGAAGAACTCGGCCCTGGCGCACCCGCCCTCGGGCAAGTTCGCCGCGAACGCCGCCTGGTTGGTGCTGGCGGTGATCGCGTTCAACCTCACCCGCGCCGCCGCCACCCTGACCGGGCCCCAGCTGGCCCGGGCGACCACCGCCACGATCCGCCGGACCCTGGTCGCCGTGCCCGCACGGGCAGCGTCCTCGGCCCGGCGACTCCGCCTGCACCTGCCCACGAACTGGCCCTGGCAACAAGCCTGGAAGCGACTCTTCGCCACCGTCTGCGGACCACCCCTGCCGGCCACGACCTGA
- a CDS encoding IS110 family transposase, giving the protein MSGPWVAARILADVGDVARFVDRNRFASWTGTAPLDASSGEQNRHRLSRAGNRRMNHMIHIAAVTQLRLDTDGRAYYRRKRAEGKKPMEALRCLKRRISDAIYRQLVADAQGVGDEHLEAGHCGASLDSSAVDLPPHIDTSDQPLPGPAPTTLPLSATPAQPRPGPAPQPPRRRTGAVKVQRPTRRTTLTATSVDAHSREPIPTT; this is encoded by the coding sequence GTGTCGGGCCCGTGGGTCGCCGCCCGGATCCTGGCCGATGTCGGCGACGTCGCCCGTTTCGTCGACCGGAACCGGTTCGCGTCCTGGACCGGCACCGCACCGCTGGATGCCTCCTCCGGGGAGCAGAACCGACACCGCCTCTCCCGGGCGGGGAACCGGCGGATGAACCACATGATCCACATCGCCGCGGTCACCCAGCTACGCCTGGACACCGACGGCCGGGCCTACTACCGGCGCAAGAGAGCCGAGGGCAAGAAGCCGATGGAAGCACTGCGCTGCCTCAAGCGCCGGATCTCTGATGCCATCTATCGCCAACTGGTCGCCGACGCCCAAGGCGTGGGCGACGAACACCTCGAGGCGGGTCACTGCGGGGCGTCACTTGATTCCAGCGCGGTCGACCTGCCCCCGCACATCGACACTTCGGATCAGCCACTTCCCGGACCCGCACCCACGACGCTACCGCTTAGCGCGACCCCTGCACAGCCCCGACCGGGACCGGCTCCCCAGCCGCCGCGCCGACGCACCGGAGCCGTCAAGGTGCAGCGCCCCACCAGACGAACGACCTTGACGGCGACAAGCGTCGACGCACACTCAAGAGAGCCGATCCCGACCACTTGA
- a CDS encoding GIY-YIG nuclease family protein — protein sequence MEAIPLTCLLPQGFDPKQHKVHFAVWSQIKHPIDVLATNHEEWQEWNSWRSVKNDFNREFIFSMAQDKHDATLWLFGGIWEVLERRSEQQAHSYTVALREDLLGPFIRRLWVRQKRSGRNIRQKMETALPAMTVSSILEEPFAGDPFPGHDRINHSLADLQAVVTQARADWRIALESMKGVYVIHDKQTGQRYVGSAYGDTGIWQRWTRRPMRPRCTVATPD from the coding sequence ATGGAGGCCATCCCGCTGACGTGTCTGCTGCCCCAGGGCTTCGATCCGAAGCAGCACAAGGTCCACTTCGCCGTCTGGAGCCAGATCAAGCATCCGATTGACGTTCTAGCGACCAACCACGAGGAATGGCAGGAGTGGAACTCATGGCGAAGCGTCAAGAACGACTTCAATCGCGAATTCATCTTCTCGATGGCCCAGGACAAGCACGACGCGACCCTCTGGCTCTTCGGCGGGATCTGGGAGGTCCTGGAACGAAGGTCCGAACAGCAGGCACATTCGTACACGGTGGCGCTCCGAGAGGACCTGCTGGGCCCGTTCATCCGCCGCCTCTGGGTCCGCCAAAAGAGGTCGGGGCGGAACATTCGCCAGAAGATGGAGACTGCCCTACCCGCGATGACGGTCTCGTCGATCCTCGAGGAACCGTTCGCCGGTGACCCCTTCCCGGGGCACGATCGGATCAATCACAGCCTCGCCGACCTTCAGGCGGTCGTCACCCAGGCTCGGGCTGACTGGCGGATCGCGTTGGAGAGCATGAAGGGCGTGTACGTCATCCACGACAAGCAGACCGGGCAGCGGTATGTCGGCTCCGCGTACGGCGACACAGGCATCTGGCAACGCTGGACTAGACGACCTATGCGACCACGCTGCACGGTGGCAACGCCGGATTGA
- a CDS encoding DUF429 domain-containing protein — protein MSALSWGLDVSTNKTKTAAVAIDWSNPGEARVVDVRHPLPATDIAPLIAEHKTNRWAVDVPFGWPDLFVALMADRHHAPLPAHAMPAAAAWEKWRTREVAQRRTDRFLTDDPHIKTRPLPASFQLLGATAAMWVLVEAQLVSLGVRVDRAGLDGTVCETYPSAALAAWGLGKAKQTWSELQSNFAFLTADKNLLSRFVSDDVCDAVVCALVARARDLELTIGPPDDEVAAARREGWIHVSCEHRELLVQTD, from the coding sequence ATGAGCGCGCTCAGCTGGGGGCTCGACGTCTCCACGAACAAGACCAAGACAGCCGCCGTCGCCATCGACTGGTCCAACCCCGGCGAGGCGCGCGTCGTCGACGTACGCCACCCACTCCCCGCAACAGACATCGCGCCCCTGATCGCCGAGCACAAGACGAACAGATGGGCCGTCGACGTACCATTCGGATGGCCAGACCTGTTCGTCGCACTCATGGCTGATCGACACCACGCGCCGCTGCCCGCCCATGCCATGCCCGCTGCAGCGGCCTGGGAAAAGTGGCGGACCCGGGAGGTCGCGCAGCGGCGCACTGATCGGTTCTTGACTGACGATCCTCACATCAAGACGCGCCCCCTCCCAGCGTCGTTCCAATTGCTCGGGGCGACCGCTGCGATGTGGGTGCTGGTCGAGGCACAGTTGGTCTCCCTCGGTGTCCGGGTCGACCGCGCGGGCCTAGATGGAACGGTGTGCGAGACCTATCCATCAGCGGCCTTGGCCGCGTGGGGCCTCGGCAAGGCGAAGCAGACCTGGTCCGAGCTGCAGTCCAACTTCGCGTTCCTCACCGCCGACAAAAACCTACTCTCCCGGTTTGTCAGCGACGACGTGTGCGACGCCGTCGTGTGCGCCCTGGTTGCCAGGGCACGCGACCTCGAACTGACCATTGGTCCGCCGGACGACGAAGTCGCGGCGGCACGGCGAGAGGGGTGGATCCACGTCAGCTGCGAACACCGCGAGTTGCTGGTGCAGACCGACTGA
- a CDS encoding TraR/DksA C4-type zinc finger protein, translating to MTDQAREHLKEADAAPERLTDATYGICEHCHTPINPARLGTRPTVRTCVQHAPTRGSQAMTATPSQGPNLPHDQPPMTTGI from the coding sequence ATGACCGACCAGGCACGGGAACATCTGAAGGAAGCGGACGCTGCGCCCGAACGCCTCACGGACGCGACGTACGGGATCTGCGAGCACTGCCATACGCCCATCAACCCGGCCCGGCTGGGAACAAGACCAACCGTACGTACCTGCGTCCAGCACGCACCAACCCGTGGCAGCCAGGCCATGACTGCCACGCCGAGCCAGGGGCCGAATTTGCCCCACGACCAGCCACCCATGACCACAGGGATATGA
- a CDS encoding restriction endonuclease subunit S — MALTGGRVVLNLTGADKMKHVEPGDVISHLRSFQGGLETSAVRGKVSQAYTVVSPRPGIHSGYFRHLFKSDRYIQALRVTTNQLRDGQSIRLNELRKVPLPLPPYAEQVAIADYLDRETAQIDALIEKQHALIDRLRERRQLTVFRLALGQENTQEEGDAWYLSPPAHWAIDKLGRHALIRNGSTPRRDEHRYWAEGHHPWLNSSFVNLDEVVEADQFVTDAALEECHLPMLAPGAVLIGITGQGKTRGMAALLQMRATINQHVAAVIPDESYWDSRYLTHLMRAAYGELRFMSDEGGSTRGAITCADLHAFRVPRPPLDEQRDISRRIDQETARTDALMAKAERFIELARERRSALITAAVTGQIDVENARAA, encoded by the coding sequence ATGGCGCTCACCGGCGGCAGGGTAGTCCTGAATCTCACTGGCGCAGACAAGATGAAGCACGTCGAGCCCGGCGACGTGATCAGCCACCTGAGGTCGTTCCAGGGAGGCTTGGAGACAAGCGCTGTGAGGGGGAAGGTGAGCCAGGCGTACACCGTTGTCTCACCCCGACCAGGCATCCATAGCGGTTACTTCCGGCACCTGTTCAAGTCGGACAGGTACATCCAAGCGCTTAGGGTGACGACCAACCAGTTGCGAGACGGCCAGTCGATCCGCCTGAACGAGCTCCGGAAGGTCCCGCTGCCCCTCCCTCCATACGCCGAGCAGGTCGCCATCGCGGACTATCTGGATCGGGAGACGGCGCAGATCGACGCGCTTATCGAGAAGCAGCACGCGCTGATCGACCGACTGCGCGAGCGGCGGCAACTCACCGTCTTCCGTCTCGCCCTCGGGCAGGAGAACACTCAAGAGGAGGGCGATGCCTGGTACCTGTCGCCCCCCGCCCACTGGGCCATCGACAAGCTCGGGCGGCACGCTTTGATCAGGAACGGCTCCACGCCAAGGCGCGATGAGCATCGCTACTGGGCCGAGGGTCACCACCCGTGGCTGAACAGTTCGTTCGTCAACCTCGACGAGGTCGTTGAAGCCGATCAGTTCGTTACTGACGCTGCGTTGGAGGAGTGCCATCTTCCGATGCTCGCGCCGGGTGCGGTTCTCATTGGGATCACGGGCCAGGGCAAGACGCGGGGGATGGCTGCGCTCCTTCAGATGCGTGCCACCATCAACCAGCACGTCGCCGCAGTCATCCCGGATGAGTCCTACTGGGACTCCCGATACCTCACTCACCTGATGCGGGCCGCGTATGGCGAACTGCGGTTCATGAGCGATGAAGGCGGGAGCACCAGGGGTGCAATCACCTGTGCCGATCTTCACGCCTTCCGCGTGCCACGTCCACCACTCGATGAGCAGCGGGACATCAGTAGGCGTATCGATCAAGAGACCGCCCGGACCGACGCTTTGATGGCGAAGGCGGAGCGGTTCATCGAGCTGGCGCGGGAGCGTCGCTCGGCGCTCATCACTGCGGCCGTCACCGGTCAGATCGACGTGGAGAACGCGAGGGCTGCCTGA
- a CDS encoding histone-like nucleoid-structuring protein Lsr2 — translation MAQKMKTILISDLSGEELGEDGQTVKFGFLGADYEIDLSQTESDVFASTIQKYVDAGRRVGGRRQSGAGSTTRRDPSQTKAIKAWATEQGIDYPQRGRLSQDLVEKWEAAHRS, via the coding sequence GTGGCGCAGAAGATGAAGACGATCCTGATCTCGGACCTGTCCGGCGAAGAACTCGGTGAGGACGGCCAGACCGTCAAGTTCGGGTTCCTCGGCGCGGACTACGAAATCGATCTCTCCCAGACCGAGTCCGATGTGTTCGCCAGCACGATCCAGAAGTACGTAGACGCCGGCCGTCGCGTCGGTGGCCGCCGCCAGAGCGGGGCGGGCAGCACCACCCGTCGTGACCCCTCCCAGACCAAGGCCATCAAGGCATGGGCGACCGAGCAGGGCATCGACTACCCCCAGCGGGGCCGACTCTCCCAGGACTTGGTTGAGAAATGGGAGGCCGCCCACAGGTCCTGA
- a CDS encoding uracil-DNA glycosylase produces MISAQAAKKQASAYLRDEGSGLSAVHASRDKKHGVWVVGYRDPKQPDETLDGGALVVTDEGEVHSIGSTPDAVDHLMESLGRGPWGAEEGVWSREDESLALLADEDTEEAAGLVALAASRRPWPAVLGEELEKPYFRELMRFIDLERLRGAVYPPPGDMFAAFHLTPYEKVKVVILGQDPYHQPDHASGLCFSVPRDIARLPTSLRNIQAAMVRDGFTPPPHGDLTSWARQDVLLLNTALTVRDAEPNSHAKEWREFTAAVITKLNERRRPIVFVLWGNPAQSTRDLIDEDRHEVITAPHPSARGLAQTQFREAGTFAEVNRRLKALDAGDVDWGIA; encoded by the coding sequence GTGATCAGCGCACAGGCAGCGAAGAAGCAGGCGAGCGCGTACTTGCGCGATGAGGGGTCGGGCCTGTCGGCGGTTCACGCCTCCCGGGACAAGAAGCACGGTGTCTGGGTGGTCGGTTACCGCGACCCGAAGCAACCGGACGAGACGCTGGACGGGGGCGCACTGGTCGTCACGGACGAGGGTGAGGTCCACAGCATCGGATCGACACCCGATGCGGTGGACCATCTCATGGAGTCGCTGGGGCGGGGCCCCTGGGGGGCGGAGGAAGGCGTGTGGTCACGCGAGGACGAGAGCCTCGCGCTGCTTGCCGACGAGGACACTGAGGAGGCGGCAGGTCTGGTGGCACTTGCCGCCTCGCGCCGTCCGTGGCCGGCCGTGCTGGGCGAAGAGCTCGAGAAGCCGTACTTCAGGGAGCTCATGCGGTTCATCGACCTAGAGCGGCTTCGCGGTGCTGTCTACCCGCCGCCGGGCGACATGTTCGCGGCCTTCCACCTGACCCCGTACGAGAAGGTCAAAGTAGTCATCCTCGGGCAGGACCCCTACCACCAGCCGGACCACGCGAGCGGCCTCTGCTTCTCGGTCCCCCGCGACATCGCCAGGCTCCCAACGTCCTTGCGGAATATCCAAGCCGCGATGGTTCGCGACGGGTTCACCCCGCCACCCCACGGAGACTTGACCAGTTGGGCGCGGCAGGACGTCTTGCTCCTTAACACCGCACTCACCGTGCGTGACGCCGAGCCCAACTCGCACGCGAAGGAGTGGCGCGAGTTCACCGCTGCGGTGATCACCAAGCTCAACGAGCGACGACGTCCCATCGTCTTCGTCCTCTGGGGCAACCCCGCACAGAGCACGCGGGACCTGATCGACGAGGACCGACACGAGGTCATCACCGCCCCGCACCCGTCCGCGCGGGGACTCGCCCAAACGCAGTTCCGCGAGGCAGGGACCTTCGCGGAGGTCAACCGTCGGCTCAAGGCCCTCGACGCGGGAGATGTCGACTGGGGCATCGCATGA
- a CDS encoding type I restriction endonuclease subunit R, with amino-acid sequence MAQHKESVFEAELCEHLAAHGWLYSSNDAGYDRDRALFPDDLLGWLEETQRETYESIVKPSMSDKQRRGAQEKILDRAVKVLDSPLTHDGGTLNLLRGGFKVGTSKRLDMSYPRPATSLNPRAAQLYGLTRVRVMRQVHFSPRGNETVDLVLFVNGVPVATVELKTDFTQSVQDAMAQYRARDPKSSPLFEWGTRAVVHFAVSNAKVWMTTKLAGKDTRFLPFNRGDQGRSGNPVNPNGSATSYLWEQIWNKDTWLDIILRFAHVETSTQLDPTGRPRRSSTLIFPRYHQWEAVTKILADARALGAGQSYLIEHSAGSGKTRTIAWTAHRLLSLHDEHDEKIFDSVIVVTDRTVLDDQLQAAIKEIERTTGTVLAIDRQAMGAHGATSKSQLLRQGLLGGRKIIVVTLQTFPAALELLHDDDTLAGRRYAVIADEAHSSQTGSAAAKLKKVLSPTELADLDDGGEVDTEDLLAAEMEGRARPEHVSFLAFTATPKGKTLQLFGRPGQERDEKSGEPIPVSFHLYPMQQAIEEGFILDVLRNFTNYDTAFELAIKVEKSGQELVGQDPEVEEVLVDQHAATKGLIRWVKLHPTNIAQKVQIIVEHYRANIAHLLEGKAKAMVVTDSRKAAVRYKVAMDAYIAKMGYQGLATLVAFSGEVDDPETGPEKFTGANMNPLVKGNLASAFAGDAFQVMIVANKYQTGFDQPLLCAMYVDRQLSGVTAVQTLSRLNRTFPGKSDTYVLDFVNTEQDILDAFRPYYAGARLEAVTDPDLIHDLQNKLDISGIYTTEEVDAVVEAWVHQKGNNALSGALAPVVHRFKSDYAAAMRADDRTRLDELDMFRKDMRSFINLYDFMSQIVEFGDTEPFRRSIFYRLLEPLIHVDNHTPTTDLSGIDLVAIKQKHQGTTDLVIDETKPVRPTTAAGSGSVREMKKGPLAEVVARLNELFGDEDFTIEQQETWLEGLIRTLLEDEQVREQAEHNTKGQFLASPTLRTKVLLAVLDNQQAHAKMSDIIHQGGRPEKVLVEMTGELVHHMVNDPALAGDLA; translated from the coding sequence ATGGCTCAGCACAAGGAGAGCGTGTTCGAGGCCGAGTTGTGCGAGCATCTGGCAGCCCACGGCTGGCTCTACTCATCGAACGACGCAGGGTATGACCGTGACCGGGCACTGTTTCCGGACGATCTGCTCGGGTGGCTCGAGGAGACGCAGCGGGAGACGTACGAGTCGATCGTCAAGCCATCGATGTCGGACAAGCAACGTAGGGGTGCGCAAGAGAAGATTTTGGACCGGGCGGTCAAGGTTCTCGACAGCCCATTGACCCACGACGGGGGGACGCTGAACCTGCTGCGTGGTGGGTTCAAGGTCGGCACTTCGAAGCGTCTGGACATGTCCTATCCGCGACCGGCGACGTCGTTGAACCCGCGGGCTGCGCAGTTGTACGGCCTGACGCGGGTGCGGGTGATGCGGCAGGTGCACTTCTCGCCCCGTGGTAATGAGACCGTGGATCTAGTGTTGTTCGTCAATGGGGTTCCGGTGGCCACGGTGGAGCTGAAGACGGACTTCACGCAGAGCGTCCAGGACGCGATGGCGCAGTACCGGGCGCGTGACCCGAAGTCGTCACCGTTGTTCGAGTGGGGGACCCGGGCCGTCGTGCACTTCGCAGTGTCCAACGCCAAGGTGTGGATGACGACCAAGCTGGCCGGGAAGGACACCCGGTTCCTACCGTTCAACAGGGGCGACCAAGGACGGTCGGGCAACCCGGTCAACCCGAACGGATCGGCTACGTCCTACCTGTGGGAGCAGATCTGGAACAAGGACACGTGGCTGGACATCATTCTGAGGTTCGCGCACGTGGAGACCTCCACCCAGCTGGATCCCACCGGACGTCCACGCAGGTCCTCCACGTTGATCTTCCCGCGGTACCACCAGTGGGAGGCCGTTACGAAGATCCTGGCTGACGCCCGGGCTTTGGGGGCGGGACAGTCGTACTTGATTGAGCATTCGGCCGGGTCGGGCAAGACCCGCACGATCGCCTGGACGGCGCACCGGCTTCTGTCCCTGCACGACGAGCACGACGAGAAGATCTTCGACTCGGTGATCGTGGTGACCGATCGGACCGTGCTGGATGACCAGCTGCAGGCGGCGATCAAGGAGATCGAGCGGACGACCGGGACGGTGCTGGCGATCGACCGGCAAGCCATGGGAGCGCACGGGGCGACGTCGAAGTCTCAGTTGCTGCGCCAAGGTCTGCTCGGTGGTCGCAAGATCATCGTGGTGACCTTACAGACGTTCCCGGCGGCGCTGGAGCTGCTGCACGATGACGACACACTGGCCGGGCGCAGGTACGCGGTGATCGCCGACGAGGCGCATTCGTCACAAACGGGGTCAGCTGCCGCCAAGTTGAAGAAGGTGCTGTCCCCGACTGAGCTGGCTGACCTGGATGACGGGGGTGAGGTCGACACCGAGGACTTGCTTGCTGCGGAGATGGAGGGGCGTGCCCGACCCGAGCACGTCAGTTTCCTGGCGTTCACCGCCACCCCGAAGGGCAAGACGTTGCAGCTGTTCGGCCGTCCCGGACAGGAGCGGGATGAGAAGTCAGGGGAGCCGATCCCGGTCTCGTTCCACCTGTACCCGATGCAGCAGGCGATCGAGGAGGGGTTCATCCTCGACGTGCTGCGTAACTTCACCAACTACGACACCGCGTTCGAGCTGGCGATCAAGGTGGAGAAGAGCGGGCAGGAACTCGTGGGGCAGGACCCCGAGGTCGAGGAGGTGCTGGTCGACCAGCACGCCGCGACCAAGGGCCTGATCCGGTGGGTCAAGCTGCACCCGACCAACATCGCGCAGAAGGTGCAGATCATCGTCGAGCACTACCGGGCCAACATCGCCCACCTGCTGGAGGGCAAAGCCAAGGCCATGGTGGTCACCGATTCGCGCAAGGCTGCCGTCCGGTACAAGGTCGCGATGGACGCTTACATCGCAAAGATGGGCTACCAGGGTCTGGCGACCCTGGTGGCGTTCTCCGGCGAGGTTGACGACCCCGAGACCGGCCCAGAGAAGTTCACCGGGGCCAACATGAACCCCTTGGTGAAGGGCAACCTGGCTTCAGCGTTCGCCGGGGACGCGTTCCAGGTGATGATCGTGGCCAACAAGTACCAGACCGGGTTCGACCAGCCGTTACTGTGCGCGATGTACGTGGACCGGCAATTGTCCGGAGTGACGGCCGTGCAGACCCTGTCCCGGCTGAACCGGACCTTCCCCGGCAAGAGCGACACCTACGTCCTGGACTTCGTCAACACCGAGCAAGACATCCTGGACGCGTTCCGTCCCTACTACGCCGGTGCCCGCCTGGAGGCGGTCACCGACCCCGACCTCATCCACGACCTGCAGAACAAGCTCGACATCTCCGGCATCTACACCACCGAGGAGGTCGATGCAGTGGTCGAGGCGTGGGTGCACCAGAAGGGCAACAACGCCCTCAGCGGTGCCCTGGCACCGGTCGTGCACCGGTTCAAGTCGGACTACGCCGCGGCGATGCGGGCCGATGACCGGACCCGGCTGGATGAGCTGGACATGTTCCGCAAGGACATGCGTTCCTTCATCAACCTGTACGACTTCATGTCCCAGATCGTGGAGTTCGGAGACACCGAGCCGTTCCGCCGGTCCATCTTCTACCGGCTGCTCGAGCCCCTGATCCACGTCGACAACCACACCCCCACGACCGACCTGTCCGGTATCGACCTGGTCGCGATCAAGCAGAAACACCAGGGCACCACCGACCTGGTCATCGACGAGACCAAACCGGTCAGGCCCACCACCGCTGCCGGGTCCGGCAGTGTGCGGGAGATGAAGAAGGGGCCATTGGCCGAGGTGGTCGCCCGACTGAACGAGCTGTTCGGTGATGAGGACTTCACGATCGAGCAGCAGGAGACCTGGCTGGAGGGGTTGATCCGGACCTTGCTGGAGGACGAGCAGGTACGGGAGCAGGCCGAGCACAACACCAAGGGACAGTTCCTGGCCAGCCCGACCCTGCGGACCAAGGTTCTGCTGGCGGTGCTGGACAACCAACAGGCACACGCCAAGATGAGCGACATCATCCACCAGGGCGGCCGACCAGAGAAGGTTCTCGTCGAGATGACCGGCGAGCTGGTCCACCATATGGTCAATGACCCGGCCCTCGCCGGTGATCTCGCGTGA